One window of Myxococcus virescens genomic DNA carries:
- a CDS encoding serine/threonine-protein kinase, with amino-acid sequence MSTVPTESSRFLGRYELVHPLGQGGMGEVYLAKISGAAGFEKPCIVKTILPALLKDRQFLDRFHHEAKVLVHLVHSSIAQVYDMGEADGTYFMALEYVAGVDLAYLLEQARSQGVAVPVPVALFLGQRIAEGLGYAHRKTGPDGSPLGIVHRDVSPHNVMVSYEGEVKVIDFGLAKSAARSKYTLPSTVMGKLGYMSPEQVRAEPLDHRSDIYSCGVVVWEMLAGRSLIPHGTVGEMMAAMSQPVVPSLSELRPDVDAALDAVVRRALAARPDDRYMRSDELARALNTELVRSGTAMGAEEVGHFVRALCPEAFDAQRKLISKVSSSSNHRRTPAPGYGTGPQPAVGFEPTLMRGPAAQPGFGSGGVARPGAIYADGDDLGTGSTTVRPPSDSPSGVGVAPGGEPAASQSVVAPTVVSAAALEERTSRKRPVGLYAAIAVLLVIATSAVTALVVQSSGVAPVATGPVAGASGQVASPPASDEGVETPVAAARQEASAEAAPLSDAGTGADAGAAVVAAGGPGVAEVASAPSSARAENDQAEPERARAPRPASVKTSAKKPAVPVEPAVVYATPAKVLPIQRANGRYYVDRSIIGRGFLPGVEMDVLGPLKSGKREVLGRARVVRPGRGAVMRPTRAFIELDDRALAASEDLFVAAPGRDDAPADASATEESQAQAAEPDKGEVEAVVAAAPAKRTLRGHASEQGGVGGFLDPGVEVQNHESIDWTDCYVVKDIRKAAWLGVVKAGERKTASRFRHNPNFDVGSGYLGVICKEGELRVKVR; translated from the coding sequence ATGAGTACCGTCCCTACAGAGTCCTCCCGCTTCCTCGGGCGCTATGAGCTCGTCCACCCCCTGGGCCAGGGGGGCATGGGGGAGGTGTACCTGGCGAAAATCAGCGGCGCGGCCGGCTTCGAGAAGCCGTGCATCGTGAAGACGATTCTGCCGGCGCTGCTGAAGGACCGTCAGTTCCTGGACCGGTTCCACCACGAGGCCAAGGTGCTGGTGCACCTGGTGCACTCGTCCATTGCCCAGGTCTACGACATGGGTGAGGCGGACGGCACGTACTTCATGGCGTTGGAGTACGTGGCCGGCGTGGACCTGGCCTACCTGTTGGAGCAGGCGCGCTCGCAGGGCGTGGCGGTGCCGGTGCCGGTGGCGTTGTTCCTCGGCCAGCGCATCGCGGAGGGCCTGGGCTACGCGCACCGCAAGACGGGGCCGGACGGCTCGCCGCTGGGCATCGTCCACCGCGACGTGTCCCCGCACAACGTCATGGTGTCCTACGAGGGCGAGGTGAAGGTCATCGACTTCGGCCTCGCCAAGTCCGCGGCGCGCAGCAAGTACACGCTGCCGTCCACGGTGATGGGGAAGCTGGGGTACATGTCCCCCGAGCAGGTGCGCGCCGAGCCCCTGGACCACCGCAGCGACATCTATTCGTGTGGCGTCGTGGTGTGGGAGATGCTGGCCGGCCGCTCGCTCATCCCCCACGGGACGGTGGGCGAGATGATGGCAGCCATGTCGCAGCCGGTGGTGCCATCGCTGAGCGAGCTGCGGCCGGACGTGGACGCCGCGCTGGACGCCGTCGTGCGCCGCGCGCTGGCGGCCCGCCCGGACGACCGCTACATGCGTTCGGACGAGCTGGCGCGCGCGCTCAACACGGAGTTGGTGCGCTCGGGGACCGCGATGGGCGCCGAGGAGGTGGGCCACTTCGTGCGCGCGCTGTGCCCGGAGGCGTTCGACGCCCAGCGCAAGCTCATCTCCAAGGTGTCTTCGTCCTCCAACCACCGCCGCACCCCCGCGCCGGGCTATGGCACCGGGCCGCAGCCGGCCGTGGGCTTCGAGCCCACGCTGATGCGCGGCCCGGCGGCGCAGCCCGGGTTCGGCTCGGGAGGCGTGGCCCGTCCCGGCGCCATCTATGCGGACGGCGATGACCTGGGCACCGGGAGCACCACGGTGCGGCCGCCTTCCGACTCGCCCTCCGGCGTCGGGGTGGCTCCGGGGGGCGAGCCCGCCGCGTCCCAGTCCGTCGTCGCGCCCACCGTCGTGTCCGCGGCGGCGCTGGAGGAACGGACGTCCCGGAAGCGGCCGGTGGGGCTCTATGCCGCCATCGCCGTGTTGCTGGTGATTGCCACCTCCGCCGTCACCGCGCTCGTCGTCCAGTCGTCGGGCGTGGCGCCGGTGGCCACCGGCCCCGTGGCCGGTGCTTCAGGGCAGGTCGCGTCGCCCCCGGCTTCGGACGAGGGGGTGGAGACGCCCGTCGCCGCCGCGCGGCAGGAGGCGAGCGCGGAAGCAGCGCCCTTGTCCGACGCGGGCACGGGCGCTGACGCCGGTGCGGCGGTGGTGGCCGCGGGCGGGCCGGGTGTCGCAGAGGTGGCGTCCGCGCCGTCCTCGGCGCGCGCCGAGAACGACCAGGCGGAGCCCGAGCGGGCTCGGGCGCCACGCCCCGCGTCGGTGAAGACGTCCGCGAAGAAGCCGGCGGTCCCCGTCGAGCCCGCCGTCGTCTATGCCACGCCGGCGAAGGTGCTCCCGATTCAGCGCGCGAACGGGCGCTACTATGTCGACCGGAGCATCATCGGGCGGGGCTTCCTCCCAGGTGTGGAGATGGACGTGCTGGGGCCGTTGAAGAGCGGCAAGCGCGAGGTGCTGGGGCGGGCCCGGGTGGTGCGGCCAGGACGCGGCGCCGTGATGCGACCGACGCGGGCGTTCATCGAACTGGATGACCGTGCCCTGGCGGCTTCGGAGGACCTCTTCGTGGCGGCGCCTGGACGGGATGACGCCCCCGCCGACGCGTCGGCGACCGAGGAGTCCCAGGCGCAGGCCGCCGAGCCCGACAAGGGCGAGGTGGAGGCCGTCGTGGCCGCGGCCCCCGCGAAGCGCACGCTGCGCGGCCACGCGAGCGAGCAGGGCGGGGTGGGCGGCTTCCTGGACCCGGGTGTGGAGGTCCAGAACCACGAGTCCATCGACTGGACGGACTGTTACGTGGTGAAGGACATCCGCAAAGCGGCGTGGCTGGGCGTCGTGAAGGCCGGGGAGCGGAAGACGGCCAGCCGTTTCCGCCACAACCCGAACTTCGACGTGGGCTCCGGCTATCTGGGCGTCATCTGCAAGGAAGGCGAGCTGCGGGTGAAGGTGCGCTGA
- a CDS encoding S8 family serine peptidase, translating into MKRWGLMGLLALAACGPDDSSDKGAQSQVCPNIIAGSLSEPVETRHVRAPLTDDDGRQRVIIRYRNQGVMATARVHQVGGQVTATFRSTPAVAARMSLQEQRALLAEDPTVESIEQDQEWRALAPATAPIHPILASVARGATPREFTPGLRKVQAHEVWDVDGDGLPDPDRPTGAGVRLCVIDSGLDLEHPELRDAVVAGRDLLEDDDDPSDFSSGHGWGTGHGTHVAGIIAARPGHGGRGSPQLSDTGVMGVAPGVELIITRVLDIHGRTHMSFVLAAVEYCAEQGAKVISLSLGGGVPSKTTFEVFAAAHAQGILVVAASGNSNAQRVDYPASDPHVLAVGAVDSLDQRATFSSGGSQLALVAPGVDVLSTFPRGQGAFSTVDVRDTRPLSRSLLYAPIENKWGKLVDCGGGATLDSCKGSTCSGFVAYVRHGEVPTDMAMVNVMKQGARAVIFANSSWEGGVDILTMPRRGQWVPAVTITQAGGTVLHRMLGELARISMSPADYAYMSGTSMAAPYVSGVAALLFSARPSATPDQVKHALLSSAKDLGPSGHDEDFGHGLVQARGALEVLTQLP; encoded by the coding sequence ATGAAGCGGTGGGGACTCATGGGGCTGTTGGCACTCGCGGCATGTGGGCCGGACGACTCCTCGGACAAGGGAGCCCAGAGCCAGGTCTGCCCGAACATCATCGCGGGCTCCCTGTCCGAACCCGTGGAGACACGGCACGTCCGGGCCCCCCTGACGGATGACGACGGCCGGCAGCGAGTCATCATCCGTTATCGGAATCAGGGGGTGATGGCCACCGCCCGCGTGCATCAAGTGGGTGGACAGGTGACTGCCACCTTCCGCTCCACGCCCGCGGTGGCGGCGCGCATGTCGCTCCAGGAGCAGCGCGCGCTCCTGGCCGAAGACCCGACAGTGGAGAGCATCGAGCAGGACCAGGAATGGCGCGCCCTGGCCCCCGCCACCGCGCCGATTCATCCCATCCTGGCCTCGGTGGCGCGGGGCGCCACGCCGCGCGAGTTCACCCCCGGGCTGCGCAAGGTCCAGGCGCACGAGGTGTGGGACGTGGATGGGGACGGACTGCCGGACCCGGACCGGCCCACGGGCGCGGGCGTGCGGCTGTGTGTCATCGACAGCGGCCTGGATTTGGAGCACCCGGAGCTGCGCGACGCGGTGGTCGCCGGCCGCGACCTGCTGGAGGACGATGACGACCCGTCCGACTTCAGCAGCGGCCACGGCTGGGGCACCGGCCACGGCACGCACGTGGCGGGCATCATCGCGGCGCGGCCAGGCCACGGCGGTCGCGGCTCGCCCCAGCTGTCGGACACCGGGGTGATGGGCGTGGCACCGGGCGTGGAGCTGATCATCACCCGGGTGCTGGACATCCACGGCCGCACGCACATGAGCTTCGTCCTGGCGGCGGTGGAGTACTGCGCGGAGCAGGGCGCCAAGGTCATCTCCCTGTCGCTGGGCGGCGGCGTGCCCTCCAAGACGACGTTCGAGGTCTTCGCGGCGGCCCACGCGCAGGGCATCCTGGTGGTGGCCGCGTCGGGTAACAGCAACGCCCAGCGGGTGGACTACCCCGCGTCGGACCCGCACGTGCTGGCGGTGGGCGCGGTGGACTCCCTGGACCAGCGGGCCACCTTCTCCTCCGGCGGAAGCCAGCTCGCGCTGGTGGCCCCGGGCGTGGATGTGCTGTCCACCTTCCCGCGCGGACAGGGCGCGTTCTCCACGGTGGACGTGCGGGACACCCGGCCGCTGTCGCGCTCACTGCTGTATGCCCCCATCGAGAACAAGTGGGGCAAGCTGGTGGACTGCGGGGGCGGCGCGACGCTGGACTCGTGCAAGGGCAGCACGTGCAGCGGCTTCGTCGCGTACGTGCGGCACGGCGAGGTGCCCACCGACATGGCCATGGTCAACGTGATGAAGCAGGGCGCGCGCGCCGTCATCTTCGCCAACTCGAGCTGGGAGGGCGGCGTGGACATCCTCACCATGCCTCGGCGAGGGCAGTGGGTGCCCGCCGTCACCATCACCCAGGCGGGTGGCACCGTGCTGCACCGGATGCTGGGCGAGCTGGCCCGCATCAGCATGAGCCCGGCGGACTACGCCTATATGTCCGGCACCTCCATGGCCGCGCCCTACGTGAGCGGCGTGGCCGCGCTGCTCTTCAGCGCCCGTCCCTCCGCCACGCCGGACCAGGTCAAACACGCCCTGTTGTCCTCGGCGAAGGACCTGGGGCCTTCCGGCCATGACGAGGACTTTGGCCATGGGCTGGTGCAGGCCCGCGGCGCGCTGGAGGTCCTCACCCAGCTGCCCTGA
- a CDS encoding DUF2267 domain-containing protein, which produces MSIQKQERTPSWTGLGVGTDRKSFLDAISSQIPDYEADKAAEAVFCALSERLSGSWVAHLREQLSPDVRELLRGCHRHHGEAPAKLDRDDFYLMVANHLNAEPENVRLVLHGVFSALHAQITEGEAKKLEQQLPAWLQGTWAAARMHVDRPY; this is translated from the coding sequence ATGTCGATACAAAAGCAGGAGCGCACGCCTTCGTGGACGGGACTGGGCGTGGGGACGGACCGCAAATCGTTTCTGGACGCAATATCCTCCCAGATTCCGGATTACGAAGCGGACAAGGCCGCCGAGGCGGTGTTCTGCGCGTTGTCGGAGCGCCTGTCCGGTTCGTGGGTGGCGCACCTGCGCGAGCAGCTCTCGCCGGACGTGCGCGAGCTGTTGCGCGGCTGTCACAGGCACCACGGCGAGGCGCCCGCGAAGCTGGACCGTGACGACTTCTACTTGATGGTGGCCAACCACCTGAACGCGGAACCGGAGAACGTGCGGCTGGTGCTCCACGGCGTGTTCTCCGCGCTCCATGCCCAAATCACCGAAGGGGAGGCGAAGAAGTTGGAGCAGCAGCTCCCCGCCTGGCTCCAGGGGACGTGGGCCGCCGCGCGGATGCATGTCGACCGGCCCTACTGA
- a CDS encoding cytochrome-c peroxidase, giving the protein MNSYRLRAVTLALALGGSGMACESEEPFPNLDELDQLRSLHSLGRQPPKDSTNRMDGLARAEALGDVLFHDSGLSRCGTVSCASCHGGEGLTVPTAKAKGCDGHLSERNPPTLLNVAYNRWFMWDGRADRLWNQAILPLLNPVEMNTDAQVVRARLTAVESYTTEYQALFGKAPADETDPALLANVGKVMAAYQRTLVRIDAPFDTDVRRFITAAEAGQAEADPAYLGLKTFLRKGQCIVCHKGPALTDDLFHNIGVQDSSPGASGQWSALTPLLDWEFNAASRYSDAPTGTIAARLQTLRTQADPATLEGAFRTPSLRNVALTAPYMHTGAQATLEEVVDFYNEGGDAAGSFVGQKTVTIVPLELTNEEKRALVTLLQSMTGATPP; this is encoded by the coding sequence ATGAATTCGTACCGCTTGCGCGCCGTGACGCTCGCCCTGGCCCTGGGCGGGTCGGGCATGGCGTGTGAATCCGAAGAGCCGTTCCCCAACCTCGACGAGCTGGACCAGCTCCGCAGCCTCCACAGCCTGGGGCGGCAGCCGCCGAAGGACAGCACCAACCGGATGGACGGGCTCGCTCGCGCCGAGGCGCTGGGCGACGTGCTGTTCCACGACAGCGGCCTGTCACGCTGCGGCACGGTGTCCTGCGCGAGCTGCCATGGCGGCGAGGGCCTGACGGTGCCCACCGCCAAGGCGAAGGGCTGCGACGGGCACCTGTCCGAGCGCAACCCGCCCACCCTGCTGAACGTGGCCTACAACCGCTGGTTCATGTGGGACGGACGGGCGGACCGGCTCTGGAACCAGGCCATCCTGCCGCTGCTCAACCCGGTGGAGATGAACACGGACGCGCAGGTGGTGCGCGCCCGGCTCACCGCGGTGGAGTCGTACACCACGGAGTACCAGGCCCTCTTCGGCAAGGCGCCCGCGGACGAGACGGACCCGGCGCTGCTGGCCAACGTGGGCAAGGTGATGGCGGCCTACCAGCGGACGCTCGTGCGCATCGACGCGCCCTTCGACACGGACGTGCGGCGCTTCATCACGGCGGCCGAGGCCGGCCAGGCGGAGGCGGACCCGGCGTACCTGGGGCTGAAGACGTTCCTGCGCAAGGGCCAGTGCATCGTCTGCCACAAGGGGCCGGCGCTCACCGACGACCTGTTCCACAACATCGGCGTGCAGGACAGCAGCCCGGGCGCGAGCGGGCAGTGGAGCGCGCTGACGCCGCTGCTGGACTGGGAGTTCAACGCCGCCAGCCGCTACAGCGACGCGCCCACCGGCACCATCGCGGCGCGGCTCCAGACGCTGCGCACCCAGGCGGACCCGGCGACGCTGGAAGGCGCGTTCCGCACACCTTCGCTGCGCAACGTGGCCCTGACGGCGCCGTACATGCACACCGGCGCCCAGGCCACGCTGGAGGAGGTCGTCGACTTCTACAACGAGGGCGGCGATGCGGCCGGCAGCTTCGTGGGTCAGAAGACGGTGACCATCGTTCCGCTGGAGCTGACGAACGAGGAGAAGCGCGCGCTGGTGACGCTGCTCCAGTCCATGACGGGCGCGACGCCCCCCTGA
- a CDS encoding RNA polymerase sigma factor — MSPQELQDLYDRYAPGMYRRAFALLQREADAWDAVQESCIRVLQSAADFRREARPMTFVYRVTTNVSLNMLRARALRDVAPEGAGSEGAVDALAATECRDFLMKLARELDERALTVATLHYLDGMSQEEIAQVLGLSRKTIVRDVQRISALARALGEPKGIRRGAG, encoded by the coding sequence TTGAGCCCTCAGGAACTCCAGGACCTGTACGACCGGTATGCCCCTGGCATGTACCGGAGGGCCTTCGCCTTGCTTCAACGCGAGGCAGACGCCTGGGACGCGGTGCAAGAGTCCTGCATTCGCGTCCTTCAGTCCGCCGCCGACTTCCGGCGGGAGGCCCGGCCGATGACGTTCGTCTACCGGGTGACGACCAACGTCAGCCTCAACATGCTCCGCGCCCGGGCCCTGCGGGACGTCGCTCCGGAGGGTGCCGGGAGCGAGGGCGCCGTCGACGCGCTCGCCGCCACCGAGTGCCGGGACTTCCTGATGAAGCTGGCGCGCGAGCTGGACGAGCGCGCCCTCACGGTGGCGACGCTGCACTACCTGGACGGGATGTCCCAGGAGGAGATTGCCCAGGTCCTGGGGCTCTCGAGGAAGACCATTGTCCGCGACGTCCAGCGCATCAGCGCTCTGGCCCGCGCGCTGGGGGAGCCCAAGGGGATTCGAAGAGGTGCCGGATGA
- a CDS encoding caspase family protein yields the protein MTLALLLAAMVAAQPAAAVADGSPRRFALAVGNNRGSSADAVLRYAERDARTLMDVLYEVGGVRREDAVLVLGHDADTVRQAVSRFERHLQAQARKGDQLFVYVSSHADAGELHLSGTNLPLHELVRFIERAPVSVALLVVDSCQSGEAVRLKGLKPIPGVLVSVERPELAGRVIITASAADEAAQESDALGGSVFTHHLVAALRGAADVSGDGRVTLAEAYTYSYARTVESSLMSRAGAQHPSFHFDLQGKGDLVLSSPAQATSLLTLAIDEPGDWTVFTLAGEPFLGNLRKGAGTATLALPAGGYIVTTRGEHTAMTARVQVPDAGRAQLTRAQLRPQRLEVNSLKGEQASTLRMHVGPSVGRPLVPSFGAMMGGTAALQYTWAEAWANVMTAGVDVRHGRHPSGNLRQNDHTLRLGVGHDARVWRSLRLHGAVEVGATLSQQWQPSNGEKALALQPMVGAVGGAWLPVHGPFGVSLLVNTGHTWVREEAGTASALSLGGSLGISFAR from the coding sequence ATGACGCTCGCCCTGCTCCTGGCGGCGATGGTGGCGGCGCAGCCGGCGGCAGCGGTCGCGGACGGCAGCCCGCGCCGGTTCGCCCTGGCGGTGGGCAACAACCGGGGCTCCAGCGCGGACGCGGTGCTGCGTTACGCGGAGCGTGACGCGCGCACCCTGATGGACGTGCTGTACGAAGTGGGCGGCGTGCGGCGCGAGGATGCCGTGCTCGTCCTGGGACATGACGCGGACACGGTGCGCCAGGCGGTGTCCCGCTTCGAGCGCCACCTCCAGGCGCAGGCGCGGAAGGGAGACCAGCTCTTCGTCTACGTCTCCAGCCATGCGGACGCGGGCGAGCTGCACCTGTCCGGCACGAACCTGCCCCTGCATGAGCTGGTGCGTTTCATCGAGCGCGCGCCGGTGAGCGTCGCGCTGCTGGTGGTGGACTCGTGCCAGTCAGGCGAGGCGGTGCGGCTCAAGGGGCTGAAGCCCATTCCCGGTGTCCTGGTGAGCGTGGAGCGGCCGGAGCTGGCGGGACGGGTCATCATCACCGCTTCCGCCGCGGATGAAGCCGCGCAGGAGTCGGACGCTCTTGGGGGCTCCGTCTTCACGCACCACCTGGTCGCCGCGCTGCGCGGGGCGGCGGACGTGTCCGGGGATGGCCGCGTCACGCTCGCGGAGGCCTACACCTATTCCTACGCGCGAACGGTGGAGTCCTCGCTGATGTCCCGCGCGGGCGCTCAGCATCCCAGCTTCCACTTCGACCTCCAGGGGAAGGGGGACCTCGTCCTCTCCTCCCCCGCGCAGGCCACGTCGCTGCTGACGCTCGCCATCGACGAGCCCGGGGACTGGACCGTGTTCACGCTGGCGGGAGAACCCTTCCTGGGCAACCTGCGCAAGGGCGCGGGCACGGCCACGCTCGCCCTTCCCGCGGGTGGGTACATCGTCACCACTCGTGGCGAGCACACCGCGATGACGGCGCGCGTGCAGGTGCCCGACGCCGGGCGCGCGCAGCTCACGCGGGCCCAGCTCCGCCCCCAGCGGCTGGAGGTCAACTCGCTCAAGGGCGAGCAGGCGTCAACGTTGCGGATGCACGTGGGGCCCAGCGTCGGCAGGCCGCTCGTGCCGTCCTTCGGAGCGATGATGGGTGGCACCGCCGCGCTCCAGTACACGTGGGCGGAGGCCTGGGCGAACGTCATGACCGCAGGCGTGGACGTGCGGCATGGACGGCATCCTTCCGGGAACCTCCGGCAGAATGACCACACGCTGCGGCTGGGCGTGGGCCATGACGCACGCGTCTGGCGGAGCCTGCGGCTCCACGGCGCGGTGGAGGTGGGCGCCACCCTGTCCCAGCAATGGCAGCCCAGCAATGGAGAGAAGGCGCTCGCCCTGCAACCCATGGTGGGCGCGGTGGGCGGCGCATGGCTGCCCGTGCACGGCCCCTTCGGTGTGTCGCTGCTCGTGAACACGGGACATACCTGGGTCCGTGAGGAGGCGGGCACCGCGTCCGCGCTGTCGCTCGGGGGCAGTCTGGGAATCAGCTTCGCGCGCTGA
- a CDS encoding Ig-like domain-containing protein produces MTPRRTRARWALPLLYVALGTTACDNLKSEPVPPPPPGKEEPPPELHVTVRTEGPEYCREGQWTLFVSVEGGTPERVELLTNAQEPMTLEAPYQHVIDCATHAEGRFSFVARAVGEDRNFEAESASVEVDRTPPTITSRRPSLSHPAMTSPLAFVFSEPLLPGSLQSVPTQLRDQDGFSVAHQAVLSEGGTVLELVPTSPVRPPTTLHAELLQRTLTDRAGNPLDPRLPAVTLTHNATYWPFRHATEPLDPTNFSVFPMSLALGSSLGGTMPVVGFVNTASDTEDPAVALWDGQSWQRLPPLRAEDARSRLAEGIQVTAKGNTIVAAWRERVEETQSEQLHVVRYTGLAWERLGTPYDTPTGYTQVKMALDWVGNPVIALERMNGLAATEVRIWRWTGMEWLALGEPLSANPAPHSYARRSAIAADREVVVSWMEESADTGALHIYVSKFENGEWALVGTPIPITADTSAERVAIALAPYGRVVIAWSEINHTTLTSTIRFSSAAMAPWQSNWSPPDPIEALSQATTDDSLRLVVDSNGEPSVAWTEYPAALEQKSYYRRRRAGVWEPKQLISGETLLTFLLDENAFPWALSGNTVVRPQ; encoded by the coding sequence ATGACTCCCCGCCGCACCCGTGCCCGCTGGGCGCTCCCGTTGCTCTATGTGGCACTGGGAACCACCGCTTGTGACAACCTGAAATCAGAGCCTGTCCCGCCGCCTCCTCCCGGCAAAGAGGAACCCCCTCCCGAGCTGCACGTCACCGTGCGGACCGAAGGTCCCGAGTACTGCCGGGAAGGACAGTGGACGCTCTTCGTCTCCGTGGAAGGTGGCACGCCGGAGCGCGTGGAGCTCCTCACGAACGCGCAGGAGCCCATGACGCTGGAGGCGCCGTACCAACACGTCATCGACTGCGCCACGCATGCCGAGGGCCGCTTCTCGTTCGTAGCCCGAGCCGTGGGCGAGGACCGGAACTTCGAGGCGGAGAGCGCCTCCGTAGAGGTGGACCGCACGCCTCCCACCATCACCTCCCGGCGCCCGAGCCTCAGCCACCCGGCGATGACGTCGCCGCTGGCGTTCGTCTTCTCCGAGCCGCTGCTGCCGGGCTCACTCCAGTCCGTGCCCACCCAACTCCGCGACCAGGACGGGTTCTCCGTCGCCCATCAAGCAGTCCTCAGTGAGGGCGGAACGGTCCTCGAGCTAGTGCCGACGTCGCCGGTCCGCCCTCCCACCACGCTCCATGCGGAGCTGCTCCAACGGACGCTGACCGACCGGGCCGGCAACCCGCTCGACCCGCGCCTGCCGGCCGTCACCCTCACGCACAACGCCACCTACTGGCCTTTCCGTCACGCCACGGAACCTTTGGATCCGACGAACTTCTCCGTCTTTCCCATGTCGCTCGCGCTGGGAAGCAGCCTCGGCGGAACAATGCCCGTCGTCGGCTTCGTCAATACCGCGTCGGACACGGAGGATCCTGCTGTCGCGCTGTGGGATGGCCAGTCGTGGCAGCGGCTCCCTCCGCTCCGGGCGGAGGATGCGCGCTCCCGGCTCGCCGAGGGCATCCAGGTCACCGCGAAGGGCAACACCATTGTCGCGGCCTGGCGCGAGCGGGTTGAAGAAACCCAGTCAGAGCAACTCCATGTGGTGCGCTACACCGGCTTGGCCTGGGAACGCCTGGGGACGCCCTACGACACTCCGACCGGGTACACCCAGGTCAAGATGGCGTTGGACTGGGTGGGAAACCCCGTCATCGCCTTGGAGCGAATGAACGGACTGGCCGCAACCGAAGTGCGCATCTGGCGCTGGACAGGCATGGAGTGGCTGGCCCTGGGGGAGCCGCTCAGCGCGAACCCGGCGCCTCACAGCTATGCGCGGCGCTCAGCCATCGCCGCTGACAGGGAGGTGGTCGTGAGCTGGATGGAGGAGTCCGCCGATACCGGCGCCCTCCACATCTACGTTAGCAAGTTCGAGAACGGGGAATGGGCTCTCGTGGGCACGCCCATCCCCATCACTGCAGACACATCCGCGGAGCGCGTCGCGATTGCGCTTGCTCCATACGGGCGCGTCGTCATCGCTTGGAGTGAGATCAACCACACGACGCTGACAAGCACCATCCGATTCTCGTCCGCTGCGATGGCCCCCTGGCAATCCAACTGGTCGCCGCCCGACCCAATCGAAGCCTTGAGCCAGGCCACGACGGACGACTCACTCAGGCTCGTCGTCGACAGCAACGGAGAGCCTTCGGTGGCTTGGACCGAGTATCCGGCTGCCCTCGAACAGAAGAGCTACTACCGCAGGCGCCGCGCCGGAGTTTGGGAGCCCAAGCAACTCATTTCAGGGGAGACGTTGTTGACGTTCCTTCTCGACGAGAACGCGTTCCCCTGGGCCTTGTCGGGCAACACCGTCGTACGGCCTCAGTAG